The Streptomyces tendae DNA segment CACGATCCTCGACCGCTTCCCGCTGACGCTGTCGCTGACCGTCGGCTCGCTGATCGTCTTCCTGATCGTCGGCCTCGGCGCGGGCATGCTGGCCGCCAAGTTCCGCGGCACCTGGATCGACAAGACCTTCAGCTCCGGCTCGCTGGTCATCAGCTCGATGCAGATCTACTTCCTCGGCCCGCTGGTCCTGCTCTTCCTCGTCTACCAGACGGGCTGGCTCGACAAGCCCAAGTACGTGCCGTTCTCCGAGGATCTCGGCGGATGGTTCATGGGCCTGCTGATCCCCTGGGTCGTCATGGCCACCATCTTCACCGCCAACTACACGCGTATGAGCCGCTCGTCGATGATCGAGCAGCTCCAGGAGGAACACGTCAAGGCGGCCCGCGCCAAGGGCATGTCGGGCAACTTCGTGTTCTTCCGCTACGCGTGGCGCGGCTCCCTCATCCCCATCATCACCATCCTCGGCATCGACCTCTCGTCGCTGCTGTCGGGCGGCATGGTGACCGAGCTGACCTTCGGCCTGGCCGGTCTCGGCCGGCTGGCGCTGTCCTCCGTCGTCGACAAGGACCTGCCGATGCTGATGGGCGTCATGCTGGTCAGCGCCGCGCTGATCATTGTCTTCAACCTGATCGTGGACGCCTTGTACGCCGTCATCGACCCGCGCGTGCGTCTGTCCTAGGAGAACTACCGTGACCACTCAGACCAAGCCCGAAGAGGCCGCGGCCGCCGCCGCGGGGGAAGCCTTCCTCTCGGTGCGCGACCTCAAGGTCCACTTCTCCACCGAGGACGGCATCGTCAAGGCGGTGGACGGGCTCTCCTTCGACCTGGAGCGCGGCAGGACCCTCGGCATCGTGGGCGAGTCCGGCTCCGGCAAGTCGGTGACCAACCTGGCCGTCCTCGGCCTGCACAACCGCAAGAAGACCGCCATCGACGGGTCGATCACGCTGGACGGCCAGGAGCTGACCACCGCCAGTGAGAAGCAGCTGGAGACGCTGCGCGGCAAGAAGATGGCGATGATCTTCCAGGACGCGCTGACCGCGCTGTCGCCGTACTACACGATCGGCCGCCAGATCGGTGAGCCGTTCATGAAGCACACCGGCGCCTCGAAGCGGGACGCCCGGGTGCGCGCCATCGACCTTCTGGAGAAGGTCGGCATCCCGCACCCGCAGCAGCGGGTCGACGACTACCCGCACCAGTTCTCCGGCGGTATGCGCCAGCGCGCGATGATCGCCATGGCGCTCTCCTGCGACCCGGACCTGCTGATCGCCGACGAGCCGACCACGGCCCTCGACGTGACCGTGCAGGCGCAGATCCTCGACCTGCTCAAGGACCTGCAGCAGGAGTTCGGCTCCGCGATCATCATGATCACCCACGACCTCGGTGTGGTCGCCAACATGGCCGACGACATCCTGGTGATGTACGCCGGCCGCGCGGTCGAGCGGGGCACCACGCGTGAGGTGCTCAAGGCGCCGCAGCACCCGTACACCTGGGGTCTGCTCGGCTCCATGCCGCGGCTGTCCTCGGACGTCGACGAGCCGCTGCTGCCGATCCCCGGCTCGCCGCCCTCCCTGCTGAACCCGCCCACGGGCTGTCCGTTCCACCCGCGGTGCGCCTTCACCGACAAGGTCTCGGGGGACCGCTGCTCGGGCGAGCGGCCGACGCTCGCACCGGGACGCGCCGCCGCCTGCCACCTGACGGCGGAACAGCGGCAGCAGGTGTTCATCGAGACGATTCAGCCCCGGCTGGGCTGAGCGGAAACCGGCGACTGGGGCATTTCCATGAGCGACAACAGCAAGACGACCACAGCGGTCGCCGACTCCGTCCCGCAGCAGCGGAACGGCTCCGAGGCGCCGCTGATGAAGGTCAGCGGTCTGACCAAGCACTTCCCGATCAAGGGCGGCTTCCCGATCCGGCGCACCGTCGGCGCGGTCAAGGCCGTCGACGGCGTCGACTTCGAGGTCTACCCGGGTGAGAGCCTCGGCCTGGTCGGCGAGTCCGGCTGCGGCAAGTCCACCACCGGACGGCTGATCACCCGGCTCTACGAGCCGACCGCGGGCACCATCGAGTACCAGGGCCAGGACATCAGCTCGGCCGACCGCCGGAAGCTGGCGCCGATCCGATCCGAGATCCAGATGATTTTCCAGGACCCGTACGCCTCGCTGAACCCGCGGCAGACGGTCGGCACGATCATCTCCGGCCCGATGGAGATCAACGGGATCAACCCGCCCGGCGGCCGTGAGAAGCGGGTCCGGGAACTCCTGGAGATCGTGGGTCTCAACCCCGAGCACTACAACCGCTTCCCGCACGAGTTCTCCGGCGGTCAGCGCCAGCGCATCGGCGTCGCGCGCGCCATCGCCCTGCAGCCGAAGCTGATCGTCGCCGACGAGCCGGTCTCGGCCCTGGACGTGTCGATCCAGGCGCAGGTGGTCAACCTGCTGCAGGAAGTGCAGCGGGAGATGGGCATCGCGTTCGTCTTCATCGCCCACGACCTGGCGATCGTGCGGCACTTCTCGCAGCGCGTCGCGGTGATGTACCTGGGCAAGATCGTGGAGATCGCGGACCGCGACTCGATCTACAACCGGCCGCGCCACCCGTACACGCACGCGCTGCTCTCCGCGGTGCCGGACGCCGACATCGACGCGGACAAGAGGGAGCGGATCCGTCTCGCCGGTGACGTCCCCTCGCCGATCGCGCCGCCGTCCGGCTGCCGCTTCCGCACCCGCTGCTGGAAGGCGACGGAGAAGTGCGCCACGGAGGAGCCGCCGCTGGTGCGGATCCAGGGCAGCAAGGAGGGCCACCTGACGGCGTGCCACTACCCGGAGGAGGGCACGATCAGCGCCCGCACCGAGGACGTCGTGATGGACCCGGGCCTGAAGGCCCTGGAGAACGAGTCGGACATCTCCAAGAGCTGATCCGTCGGCGGAGGGCCGGGGGCCAGGAGGGACACCTCCTGCCCCCGGCCCTCCGCCGTACCCGCCGCACACCGCCCGCCCCCTCCGCGTGCCTGCGGGTCCGGCGCCTCGGCGCCCGGCACCCAAGTCTTCGCGACCGCGCCGCCCCGCCGCGGTGGGGCCGGGGGCTGGACGCCCCGCGCCCCGGGGCTTCGGGGTGCGGCCCCGCTCGGCCCCGTGCGGCCGTCCGGAGGACACCCCGTACCCGTACGGACCCGGCGGGCGTGCGCGCCGGGGCCCCCGCTTCCAGGCTGACCCGGGAAGGGACCCGGGCACGAGGAGGCACCCCATGCGCATCACCACGCACGCCAGATGGGCCGCCTGCGCGACGGCGGTCGCCCTCGCCACGGCGGGATGCGGCGGCGGGGGAGACGGCGGGAGCGACTCCGCGGCCGTGCTGAGCGCTTCCTGGGGCGACCCGCAGAACCCGCTGGAGCCGTCGAACACCAACGAGGTCCAGGGCGGCAAGGTCCTGGACATGATCTTCCGGGGGCTGAAGCGGTACGACCCGGAGACCGGTGAGGCCAAGGACATGCTCGCCGAGAGCATCGAGACCGACGACTCGCAGAACTTCACCATCACCGTCAAGGACGGCTGGACGTTCAGCAACGGCGAGAAGGTCACCGCCCAGTCCTTCGTGGACGCCTGGAACTACGGCGCCGGCCTGCGCAACAACCAGCGCAACTCGTACTTCTTCGGCTACATCGAGGGCTACGACCAGGTGCACCCGGAGGAGGGTGAGCAGACCGCGGACACCCTGTCCGGCCTGAAGGTCACCGGCGACCGCACCTTCACCGTCAAGCTCACCCAGAAGTTCTCCACGTTCCCCGACACCCTCGGCTACAACGCCTTCGCCCCGCTGCCCCGGGCGTTCTTCGACGACCACGACGCCTGGGTGAAGAAGCCCGTCGGCAACGGCCCCTACCTGGTCGAGTCGTACAACCGCGGCTCGCAGATGTCCCTGCGCACGTGGGACGACTACCCCGGCGACGACAAGGCGGAGAACGGCGGCGTGGACCTGAAGGTCTACACCGACAACAACACCGCCTACACCGACCTGCTGGCCGGCAACCTCGACCTCGTCGACGACGTGCCCGCCGCGCAGCTGAAGAACGTGAAGAACGACCTGGGCGATCGCTACCTCAACACCCCCGCGGGCATCATCCAGACCCTCGCCTTCCCGTTCTACGACGAAGCCTGGAACACCGACGGCGCGACGAAGGTCCGTCAGGGCCTGTCCATGGCGATCGACCGGAAGCAGATCACCGACACGATCTTCCAGAATACCCGGACCCCCGCCACCGACTGGACCTCCCCGGTGCTCGGCGAGGACGGCGGCTTCCAGGACGGACTGTGCGGGGAGTTCTGCGAGTTCAAGCCGGACGAGGCCAAGAAGCTGATCGAGGAGGGCGGCGGACTGCCCGGCGGCAAGGTGACGATCACCTTCAACGCCGACACCGGCTCCCACCGGGAGTGGGTCAACGCCGTCTGCAACTCCATCAACAACGCCCTCGACAACGAGCGCGCCTGCACCGCCAACCCGGTCGGCACCTTCGCGGACTTCCGCAACGAGATCACCGACCGCAAGATGACGGGGCCGTTCCGCGCCGGCTGGCAGATGGACTACCCGCTCATCCAGAACTTCCTCCAGCCGCTCTACTACACCAACGCCTCCTCCAACGACGGCAAGTGGTCGAACAAGGAGTTCGACGACCTGGTGAACCAGGCCAACCAGGAGACCGACACCGCCAAGGCCGTCGGTCTGTTCCAGCAGGCGGAGGAAGTGGTCCGCGACAACATGGCCGCGATCCCGCTCTGGTACCAGAACGGCAGCGCCGGCTGGTCGGACCGGCTGTCGAACGTCAAGCTCAACCCGTTCAGCGTCCCCGTCTACAACGAGATCAAGGTCAGCTGAGCCGGCATGGGGCGCTACGTCGTCCGGCGGCTGCTCCAGATGATCCCGGTCTTCATCGGGGCCACGCTGCTGATCTTCCTCATGGTCAACGTGATGGGCGACCCCGTCGCGGGACTGTGCGGGGAGCGGCAGTGCGACCCGGCGACGGCCGCCCGCCTGGAGCGGGAGTTCGGCCTCGACAAGCCGGTCTGGCAGCAATACCTGACGTACATGGGGAACGTCTTCACCGGTGACTTCGGCACGGCCTTCAACGGCCAGGAGGTCACCGAGCTGATGGCGACGGCGTTCCCCGTCACCGTCCGGCTCACCCTGATCGCGATTCTCTTCGAGATCGTCATCGGCGTCACCCTCGGCGTGGTCACCGGGCTGCGCCGGGGCCGGCCGGTGGACACCGGGGTGCTGCTGCTGACCCTCGTGGTGATCTCCGTGCCCACCTTTGTCACCGGTCTGCTGCTGCAGCTGCTGCTCGGCGTGAAGTGGGGCTGGATCCGGCCCTCGGTGTCCTCCGAGGCGCCCTTCGACGAGCTGATCCTGCCCGGCCTGGTGCTGGCGTCGGTGTCCCTCGCCTACGTCACCCGGCTGACCCGCACCTCCATCGCGGAGAACCGCCGCTCCGACTACGTCCGCACCGCGATCGCCAAGGGCCTGCCCCGGCGCCGGGTGGTCGTCCGG contains these protein-coding regions:
- a CDS encoding ABC transporter permease yields the protein MLQFLIRRTFGAALILVLISAFTFFMFFAIPQDPALLACGKNCTPDALEIIHTNLGLDKPVTVQYWNFLIGIFAGRDFAVGHCSAPCFGVSFANNQNVWDTILDRFPLTLSLTVGSLIVFLIVGLGAGMLAAKFRGTWIDKTFSSGSLVISSMQIYFLGPLVLLFLVYQTGWLDKPKYVPFSEDLGGWFMGLLIPWVVMATIFTANYTRMSRSSMIEQLQEEHVKAARAKGMSGNFVFFRYAWRGSLIPIITILGIDLSSLLSGGMVTELTFGLAGLGRLALSSVVDKDLPMLMGVMLVSAALIIVFNLIVDALYAVIDPRVRLS
- a CDS encoding ABC transporter ATP-binding protein produces the protein MTTQTKPEEAAAAAAGEAFLSVRDLKVHFSTEDGIVKAVDGLSFDLERGRTLGIVGESGSGKSVTNLAVLGLHNRKKTAIDGSITLDGQELTTASEKQLETLRGKKMAMIFQDALTALSPYYTIGRQIGEPFMKHTGASKRDARVRAIDLLEKVGIPHPQQRVDDYPHQFSGGMRQRAMIAMALSCDPDLLIADEPTTALDVTVQAQILDLLKDLQQEFGSAIIMITHDLGVVANMADDILVMYAGRAVERGTTREVLKAPQHPYTWGLLGSMPRLSSDVDEPLLPIPGSPPSLLNPPTGCPFHPRCAFTDKVSGDRCSGERPTLAPGRAAACHLTAEQRQQVFIETIQPRLG
- a CDS encoding ABC transporter ATP-binding protein yields the protein MSDNSKTTTAVADSVPQQRNGSEAPLMKVSGLTKHFPIKGGFPIRRTVGAVKAVDGVDFEVYPGESLGLVGESGCGKSTTGRLITRLYEPTAGTIEYQGQDISSADRRKLAPIRSEIQMIFQDPYASLNPRQTVGTIISGPMEINGINPPGGREKRVRELLEIVGLNPEHYNRFPHEFSGGQRQRIGVARAIALQPKLIVADEPVSALDVSIQAQVVNLLQEVQREMGIAFVFIAHDLAIVRHFSQRVAVMYLGKIVEIADRDSIYNRPRHPYTHALLSAVPDADIDADKRERIRLAGDVPSPIAPPSGCRFRTRCWKATEKCATEEPPLVRIQGSKEGHLTACHYPEEGTISARTEDVVMDPGLKALENESDISKS
- a CDS encoding peptide ABC transporter substrate-binding protein, translated to MRITTHARWAACATAVALATAGCGGGGDGGSDSAAVLSASWGDPQNPLEPSNTNEVQGGKVLDMIFRGLKRYDPETGEAKDMLAESIETDDSQNFTITVKDGWTFSNGEKVTAQSFVDAWNYGAGLRNNQRNSYFFGYIEGYDQVHPEEGEQTADTLSGLKVTGDRTFTVKLTQKFSTFPDTLGYNAFAPLPRAFFDDHDAWVKKPVGNGPYLVESYNRGSQMSLRTWDDYPGDDKAENGGVDLKVYTDNNTAYTDLLAGNLDLVDDVPAAQLKNVKNDLGDRYLNTPAGIIQTLAFPFYDEAWNTDGATKVRQGLSMAIDRKQITDTIFQNTRTPATDWTSPVLGEDGGFQDGLCGEFCEFKPDEAKKLIEEGGGLPGGKVTITFNADTGSHREWVNAVCNSINNALDNERACTANPVGTFADFRNEITDRKMTGPFRAGWQMDYPLIQNFLQPLYYTNASSNDGKWSNKEFDDLVNQANQETDTAKAVGLFQQAEEVVRDNMAAIPLWYQNGSAGWSDRLSNVKLNPFSVPVYNEIKVS
- a CDS encoding ABC transporter permease, with the translated sequence MGRYVVRRLLQMIPVFIGATLLIFLMVNVMGDPVAGLCGERQCDPATAARLEREFGLDKPVWQQYLTYMGNVFTGDFGTAFNGQEVTELMATAFPVTVRLTLIAILFEIVIGVTLGVVTGLRRGRPVDTGVLLLTLVVISVPTFVTGLLLQLLLGVKWGWIRPSVSSEAPFDELILPGLVLASVSLAYVTRLTRTSIAENRRSDYVRTAIAKGLPRRRVVVRHLLRNSLIPVVTFIGADIGFLMGGAIVTERIFNIHGVGYQLYQGILRQNTQTVVGFVTVLVLVFLVANLVVDLLYAVLDPRIRYV